In a single window of the Notamacropus eugenii isolate mMacEug1 chromosome 4, mMacEug1.pri_v2, whole genome shotgun sequence genome:
- the LOC140500314 gene encoding large ribosomal subunit protein uL23-like: protein MAPKAKKKAGVPPKTEAKSKALKAKKAVLKGVHSHKKKKIQTSPTFRRPKTLGLRRQPKYLGKSAPQRSKLDHYAIIEFPLTTVSAMKKTEDNNTLVFSMDVKANKHQIKQAVKKLYDIDVAKVNTLIWPDGEKKAYVHLAPDYDALDVANKTGII, encoded by the coding sequence ATGGCACCAAAGGCGAAGAAGAAAGCCGGTGTCCCCcccaagacagaagccaagtccaaggccttgaaggccaagaaAGCAGTGTTAAAGGGTGTCCATagccacaaaaagaagaagatCCAAACATCCCCCACCTTCCGGCGACCCAAGACACTAGGACTAAGAAGGCAGCCCAAATACCTTGGGAAAAGTGCCCCTCAGAGAAGCAAGCTTGATCACTATGCCATCATTGAGTTTCCCTTGACCACTGTGTCTGCTATGAAGAAGACTGAGGACAACAACACCCTAGTTTTCAGCATGGATGTCAAGGCCAATAAGCATCAGATCAAGCAGGCAGTAAAGAAGCTGTATGACATTGATGTGGCCAAGGTCAACACACTGATCTGGCCtgatggagaaaagaaagctTATGTCCATCTTGCTCCAGACTATGATGCTTTGGATGTTGCCAACAAAACTGGAATCATCTAA